A single window of Deltaproteobacteria bacterium DNA harbors:
- a CDS encoding efflux RND transporter periplasmic adaptor subunit, whose amino-acid sequence MRFVRQKPFAALVAFCVVAAGAWFVYRSLFAASPGAGGPRGFGPAPVVVAEAKTGEWVDELEAVGTARSRESVAITAKVTETVRRLHFDDGEQVKAGAILAELTRAEESAQLSEALAGLEDATKEYQRISKLDSADLVAKTEVQTQTARYKAADARVRAIEARLSDRLIRAPFAGVVGLRNVSPGQLVAPGTVVATLDDISRIKLDFQVPEVYIAVARPGLDVIARSEAYRDREFHGVITGMDTRVDPATRAFAVRAEIPNDDGALRPGMLLAVKIIRERRRALIVPEGAIVQTQDRHMVFVATPENKAEQRVVKIGARKPGFVEITEGLVEGEQAVVEGAMKSRPGGDVAIVGRVDALTGAALPMPDAVTPSAPDAAKAK is encoded by the coding sequence ATGCGTTTCGTCAGACAAAAACCGTTCGCCGCGCTCGTGGCTTTTTGCGTCGTCGCGGCCGGGGCGTGGTTCGTTTACCGTTCGCTTTTCGCCGCGAGTCCGGGCGCGGGCGGCCCGCGCGGGTTCGGCCCCGCGCCGGTCGTGGTCGCCGAGGCCAAAACCGGGGAGTGGGTGGACGAGCTCGAGGCCGTGGGAACCGCGCGCTCGCGCGAGTCGGTCGCCATCACCGCCAAGGTCACCGAGACCGTGCGTCGCCTGCACTTCGACGACGGCGAGCAGGTGAAGGCCGGGGCGATTCTCGCCGAGCTCACGCGCGCCGAGGAATCGGCGCAGCTTTCGGAGGCGCTCGCCGGGCTCGAGGATGCGACGAAGGAGTATCAGCGCATTTCCAAGCTCGACTCGGCGGATCTTGTCGCCAAGACCGAGGTGCAGACGCAGACCGCGCGCTACAAAGCGGCCGACGCGCGCGTGCGCGCCATCGAGGCGCGCCTCTCGGACCGGCTGATCCGCGCGCCGTTCGCCGGGGTCGTGGGTCTGCGCAACGTGAGCCCGGGGCAACTCGTCGCGCCGGGTACGGTGGTGGCCACACTCGACGACATCAGCCGCATCAAGCTCGACTTCCAGGTGCCCGAGGTCTACATCGCCGTCGCGCGGCCGGGCCTCGACGTCATCGCGCGCTCCGAGGCGTATCGCGACCGGGAGTTTCACGGCGTCATCACGGGCATGGACACGCGCGTCGACCCCGCGACGCGAGCCTTCGCGGTGCGCGCCGAGATCCCCAACGACGACGGCGCGCTGCGCCCGGGCATGCTGCTCGCGGTCAAGATCATTCGCGAGCGCCGGCGCGCGCTCATCGTGCCCGAAGGCGCGATCGTGCAGACGCAGGACCGGCACATGGTCTTCGTCGCGACGCCCGAAAACAAGGCCGAGCAGCGGGTCGTCAAGATCGGCGCGCGCAAACCCGGCTTCGTGGAAATCACCGAGGGCCTCGTCGAGGGCGAGCAGGCGGTCGTCGAGGGCGCGATGAAATCGCGGCCCGGCGGCGACGTGGCGATTGTCGGCCGCGTGGACGCCCTGACCGGGGCGGCGCTGCCCATGCCGGACGCGGTCACGCCGTCCGCGCCGGACGCGGCGAAGGCGAAATAA